From a single Pararge aegeria chromosome 16, ilParAegt1.1, whole genome shotgun sequence genomic region:
- the LOC120630419 gene encoding sperm motility kinase-like: MNNGQRRALTGSIHKIREFELEKVCLVEEFDILQIVGEGWFGKILLVEHRASDTEIVLKALPKPYVAIRDFYREFHYGLHLSAHKNIVTTFDVAFETAGFYVFCQEYAPLGDLTSNMLDTGIGEIHTKRVAKQLAAALEHLHQRELVHRDVKLDNILIFKSDFSRIKLCDFGETRKVQSVVRRRNEWLPYSPPEVLRLSMDITYKALITHDIWQFGIVIFICLTGCLPWQKAAFDDPRYYSYYNWYNSANPLKRQPKLWKMVSSKAQKMFKKFVEPRIEKRATNFAELSRFYDDRWMAKGYTDRVAGGDIDELCPSMYSFHSDPNEKNVLLKHFRDNGIETTVDRQAKKQRIREWIQNSVIEEADEEDENTCEPSAYDDSDVELEDRSRPHPIDESHTKISLRYDTEKHINPRTGEIIDGVNRPVDKNPLSYDVQNLEPVAPANVIRRYGVKEASLSHSSTKDSAYGSIETSTKNTNTKTDRYSSPVDKISNNAPSRSLSSSSLQHKSPSVSTLSTHAQRFQKSEEVFSKELESTRDSTSTLHSIGNSSKSNSVQVTRNSSLDSNKNVNDVLKESENTNYTSNLNNPVITQNGFSPGNQDISNKQERQYISMKSSAYENISTRNELMKYQKLENNSQNENYQPIESPYTSMLNIVQGQMKISPHAKETNRNTVNVSVTQVSRKTKT; this comes from the exons ATGAACAATGGTCAAAGAAGAGCCCTAACAGGCTCGATACATAAAATTAGGGAATTTGAATTGGAAAAA GTATGCTTGGTTGAAGAATTCGATATATTACAAATAGTTGGTGAAGGATGGTTTGGGAAAATTCTTTTAGTGGAACACAGAGCGTCTGATACagaaatagttttaaaagcCTTGCCAAAGCCTTACGTAGCTATAAGAGATTTTTACAGGGAATTCCATTATGGCTTACATTTGAGTGCACATAAAAACATAGTCACTACATTCGATGTCGCCTTTGAGACTGCTGGATTTTATGTTTTCTGTCAGGAATATGCTCCTTTAG GTGATTTAACTTCAAATATGCTCGACACAGGGATAGGAGAAATTCATACTAAAAGAGTGGCAAAACAATTAGCTGCCGCTTTAGAGCATTTACACCAGAGGGAGCTTGTGCACCGTGATGTAAAGTTAGATAATATTCTGATATTTAAATCGGACTTCTCAAGGATAAAACTATGTGATTTTGGAGAAACGAGAAAAGTACAGTCAGTCGTCAGAAGAAGGAACGAATGGTTGCCGTATTCGCCTCCAGAAGTTTTGAGACTGTCGATGGACATAACCTACAA agcTCTAATAACACATGATATATGGCAATTCGGAATCGTTATATTCATATGCCTTACTGGTTGTTTGCCCTGGCAGAAAGCCGCTTTCGACGATCCACGGTATTATAG ctaCTACAACTGGTATAACAGTGCCAATCCTCTGAAAAGGCAACCAAAATTGTGGAAAATGGTCTCTTCAAAGGcacaaaaaatgtttaaaaaatttgttGAACCTAGAATAGAAAAGAGAGCAACAAACTTTGCTGAATTATCTCGGTTCTATGATGACCGATGGATGGCCAAAGGGTATACGGATCGAGTTG ctgGAGGAGACATTGACGAACTCTGCCCATCAATGTACAGTTTTCACAGTGACcctaatgaaaaaaatgtacTGCTAAAACATTTCAGAGACAATGGTATTGAAACTACTGTTGATCGACAGgctaaaaaacaaagaatacggGAATGGATACAAAACAGTGTGATCGAAGAAGCAGATGAAGAG GACGAAAATACGTGTGAGCCTAGCGCCTATGATGACAGTGACGTAGAGTTAGAAGATAGATCACGACCTCACCCTATTGACGAAAGCCATACAAAAATATCTCTGCGTTACGATACCGAAAAACATATCAATCCAAGGACAGGAGAAATCATTGATGGCGTCAACCGACCAGTAGATAAAAATCCCCTTTCTTATGATGTTCAAAATTTAGAACCAGTGGCACCAGCAAATGTAATCCGAAGATATGGCGTGAAAGAAGCGTCTTTATCACACAGTTCTACAAAAGATAGTGCTTATGGATCAATTGAGACatcaacaaaaaatactaataccAAAACAGACAGATATTCATCACCCGTTGATAAGATTTCAAATAATGCCCCAAGTCGATCATTAAGTTCATCATCACTTCAGCATAAATCTCCTTCTGTTAGTACTTTATCAACTCACGCCCAAAGGTTTCAAAAAAGTGAAGAGGTATTTTCAAAAGAACTGGAAAGCACGAGAGATAGCACTTCTACACTACATTCTATAGGCAATTCTTCCAAATCCAATAGTGTTCAGGTGACACGAAACAGTTCTCTGGACAGCAATAAGAATGTTAATGATGTGCTGAAGGAATCTGAAAATACTAATTATACTTCAAACCTTAACAATCCTGTTATTACACAAAATGGATTTAGTCCTGGCAATCAAGATATATCGAACAAACAAGAAAGACAGTATATCTCTATGAAAAGTTCGGCTTACGAAAATATCAGTACAcggaatgaattaatgaaatatcaaaaattagaaaataattcACAAAATGAAAATTACCAGCCCATAGAAAGTCCCTATACTTCAatgttaaatatagttcaagGGCAAATGAAAATCAGTCCACATGCCAAAGAAACTAATAGAAATACTGTTAATGTTTCAGTAACACAAGTTAGCCGCAaaactaaaacttaa